CCGGTAGCGGGTCGTATCAAAGCCGTTGGGCACGTAGATGATGCGCGACGCGGGGGCCGCGCGCACGTCGATCATGCGCTGCCGGCCCTCTTCGCTGACCTGGGTGGTGAGATCGGCGCAGCGGTCGGTGAGTCGATACGCCAGCATGCGCAACGTCCCGCCCTCGAAGTAGTTGTGTGCCGTGCAGATCGTTGCCGGGACCGTGCACACGCGCGTCAGCAAGCGTGCCATCAGGTTGGCATGAACCAGATGGGAATGGACGACGTCGGGGCGCCAGCGCAGCACGAACCGACGGATCTGCATTAGCGTGGACAGCAACGCCGCTGGCGTCTTGCGCATGTTCAGCATCAGGATTTCGATGCCTTCCGGGAGGGTCAGCTCGCAGCCCGGCATCAGGCTAACCACAGAGACAGCGTGTCCCAGCGAGCGGTATTGCGTCGCGAGCGCGGCCACTTGCTGCTCAGCGCCGCCCAGCTGCATGCAGGTAATCAGCAGCATGATTCGCATCGGTATGGCGGCGCTTCCGTTTTGACTCTGGTCCATCAGGACTCCGGCGGGAGGGTTTGTGCAGTTCCGGTTACGCTACCGCACCCGCACCGCAGCATCCGTTCGGCGTCGAACGCAAGGCTCGCCCGGCGCTGCGCAGGCCCGCGGAACCTGCCGGATCACGGTCCGTGCGCAGTGGCAGCGGGGACGCCAGGTGGAATGCCGCGCCGGTGCGGCTGCAGTCCGCATACAGTCGCAGCCAGGTGCGGGCGACGGCCTCGATGCTGAAGGCGGAATCGATGTGCCGATGCCGCGCCGCTTCGTCCGCGGCCGCACCGCGTCCTCGCGCGAGCGCGTCACCCATGGCTCGCGCCAGTGCCGGCGGATCGCCGCGCGGCACGACGGTGCCAACGCCGTCCACCATCGGCGTCACGCCGGAGGCGTCCGTGGCCACGACCGGGCAGCCGCACGCCAGTGCTTCGCCCACCACCAGCGGCATCCCTTCGACCTGTGACGACAGCACGAACAGGTCCGCTGCGTTCAACAGCGACGGCACGTCCTGCCGCCTGCCCAGCAGGCGCACCCGACCGTCCAGACCATGTCCGGCAATGCACTGCGCCAGCGTGTCGCGCAGCGGGCCGTCGCCGGCGATCATCAGCACCGTGCCGGGCGCCGGGGACAGTTGCGCAAAGGCATCGATCAGGTCCGTCTGCGCCTTTTCCCAGACGAGCCGTCCCACGTTGAGGATGAGCCGATCGTCGCCATGCAGCCCGAGCGCGGCCCGCGCGACGGAACGGGTTTGCATATCCGGGCGGTAGATAGCCGTGTCGATGCCGTTGGGGACGACGATGATCCGTTGCTCGGGCGCCGCGCGGGACTCGATCATGATCTGGCGGCCCTCGGCGCTGACGTGGGTGCTGAGATCGCTCCATCGATCGGTAAGGCGGTAGGCCAGCATGCGCAGCGCGCCGCCCTGGAACACGCTGTGCGCGGTGCAGATCGTGGCCGGGACCGGGCACACGCGCGTCAGCATGCGGGCGAACAGGTTGGCGTGGATCATGTGGGCGTGGACGACATCCGGGCGCCATTGCAGCACGAAGCGGCGCACCCGCATGAGCGCGGCCAGCAATGTCTGCGGCGTCTTGCGCATCGACAGCATCACGGTTTCGACGCCATCGGGCAGCGTTACCTCGTTGCCTGGCAACAGGCTGACCACCGATACCCGGTGACCCAGCGCCACGTACTCGCGCGCGAGCGCCGCCACTTGCTGCTCCGCGCCGCCAAGCTGCAGGCAGGTGACGAGCAGCATGATCCGCATCGATCCGCTGTGCTCCCCGTGTTGACGCTGCTCCATTGTGCCTCCCGCGGCATGATCTGGCGCACGCACCCTATCGCACCGCAGTGCCCGCATCTGTTCGCTGCCGAACCCACGCAGACGACCGTCGGAAGATTGTGGTGCAAGCCACGTTCCGACGGCCCTGGGCGCTTCACAGGGACGGACGAATCCGATTAGATATCTCCCGATACAGTTCAGAAGTGGGAAAGGATCATGAAGCGTGTTCTTGATGTCGTGCTCGCGTCTGTGGCGCTGCTGGTGCTGGCGCTTCCTCTTCTGGTCGTGATGGGCCTGGTGCGCTTCAAGCTTGGCAGTCCGGTCTTCTTTCGGCAGACGCGGGCCGGCCTCGATGGCAAGCCCTTTGAAGTCATCAAGTTCCGCACCATGACGGACGAGCGCGGCGCGGATGGCGAGCTGCTGCCTGACGCCGAACGCATCACGCCCTTCGGCTGGGTGATCCGGCGCACCAGCATCGACGAGCTCCCCGAGCTCTGGTGCGTGCTGAAGGGAGAGATGAGCCTGGTCGGGCCGCGCCCGCTGCCTACGTTCTACCTGCCGCTTTATTCCGCGGAGCAGGCGCGGCGGCTGGCCGTCAAGCCGGGCATCACGGGTTGGGCCCAGGTCAACGGGCGCAATTCACTGAGTTGGGAGGAGAAATTCCGGCTGGACGTCTGGTACGTCGATCACCAGTCGACCTGGCTGGATCTCAGAATCCTGTGGCGCACGATCGGCACGGTGCTTGCCAAGGAGGACATCAGCGCTGAAGGCGAAGTCTCGGCGACCCGCTTCTGCGGGAGCGAGAAGACGCCATAGGCACCGTGCCCCGCAACGCAAACCTTGGAAATCGGCGATGCTCAATTCCGGATTCTCACCCTGGCCGAGCTTCAGCCAGGAGGAAGCGCAGGCAGTGCAGCGCGTGCTGCTCTCGAACCGTGTCAACTACTGGACCGGCACCGAGTGCCGCGACTTCGAATCGGAGTTCGCGGCCTGGTGTGGCGCCGCGCACGCCATCACGCTGGCAAACGGCACGCTGGCGCTCGATGTGGCGCTGCGCGCGCTGGATATCGGGCCGGGCGACGAGGTGGTTGTGGCGCCCCGTACCTTCCTGGCCAGCGCATCCTGCGTGGTCAACGCGGGGGCGACGCCTGTGTTTGCGGACGTCGATGCCGACAGCGGCAACCTCAGCGCCCGAACCATCGCCGCCGTGCTGACGCCGCGCACGCGCGC
This genomic window from Cupriavidus sp. P-10 contains:
- a CDS encoding glycosyltransferase, giving the protein MEQRQHGEHSGSMRIMLLVTCLQLGGAEQQVAALAREYVALGHRVSVVSLLPGNEVTLPDGVETVMLSMRKTPQTLLAALMRVRRFVLQWRPDVVHAHMIHANLFARMLTRVCPVPATICTAHSVFQGGALRMLAYRLTDRWSDLSTHVSAEGRQIMIESRAAPEQRIIVVPNGIDTAIYRPDMQTRSVARAALGLHGDDRLILNVGRLVWEKAQTDLIDAFAQLSPAPGTVLMIAGDGPLRDTLAQCIAGHGLDGRVRLLGRRQDVPSLLNAADLFVLSSQVEGMPLVVGEALACGCPVVATDASGVTPMVDGVGTVVPRGDPPALARAMGDALARGRGAAADEAARHRHIDSAFSIEAVARTWLRLYADCSRTGAAFHLASPLPLRTDRDPAGSAGLRSAGRALRSTPNGCCGAGAVA
- a CDS encoding sugar transferase, which gives rise to MKRVLDVVLASVALLVLALPLLVVMGLVRFKLGSPVFFRQTRAGLDGKPFEVIKFRTMTDERGADGELLPDAERITPFGWVIRRTSIDELPELWCVLKGEMSLVGPRPLPTFYLPLYSAEQARRLAVKPGITGWAQVNGRNSLSWEEKFRLDVWYVDHQSTWLDLRILWRTIGTVLAKEDISAEGEVSATRFCGSEKTP